The genome window CCTGAGCTATTCGGTGGCCGCCGCCAGCCTGCTGGCCAAGACCGGGCGCGACCGCCTGATGACCGAGCTGGACGACCAGTTCCCTGGCTACGGTTTTGCTGCCCACAAGGGCTACGGCGCCCCTGCCCACCGCGCGGCGCTGCGCGAACTGGGTGTCAGCCCAGTTCACCGCCGCTCGTTCGCACCGATCCGGGCGCTGCTGGCGCCGGCCACATCTCTGTTTGAAGCAGAATGAACCCATGACAGGCTCAGTGGTCTGTGTGGCCCGGGACGACACGCACCGCTTCAGCAAGGTGCCCCAGGCAGCGGTGACCCTGCTGGCCGGGCTGGGGGTACAGGGCGACGCCCACGCCGGCAAAACGGTGCGGCACCGCTCGCGGGTGCGGGCCGACCCCACGCAGCCCAACCTGCGTCAGGTGCACCTCATTCACGCCGAACTGCTGGAGGACATAGCAGCGCGGGGCTTTGTGCTCCGGCCGGCCGAGCTGGGCGAGAACATCACCACGCGGGGGGTGGACCTGCTGGCGCTGCCGCGCGGCGCCCGGCTGAGCCTGGGGCCCCAGGCGGTGGTGCAGGTCACGGGGCTGCGCAACCCATGCGCGCAGATCGAAGCCTTTCAGTCCGGCCTGCTGAAGGAACTGGTGGGCCAGGACGAGGCGGGGCACTCGGTGTTCCGTGCAGGCATCATGGCCGTGGTCCTGCAGAGCGGTGAGGTGCGCCCCGGCGACAGGGTGGTGGTGACCCTGCCCCCGGAACCGCATGAACGGCTGGTGCGGGTGTAGGGGGCATTCCCGGCGCAGCGTCCGGCACCAGGGGTGGCCCCAGGGCGAACCAGAGCCCCGGCGCAAAGCACGGCCCCCGCTCCCCCACCCCACCTTCTCCTCATGGTCCATGGCTCAGAGCCCATAGCTTATGGCCCAGTCCCTATGCCCCCGGCGACCGCTGAATCGCCAGCTGCCGTTCGGTGGCCCGGAACCCCACGCGCTCGTACAGGGCCTGGGCGTGATAGCCGGGGTCGGCCACAATCACCAGGGTGCGGGTGCCCAGCGTCTGGCGGGCCCACGCGCCGGCGGTATGGACCAGGGTGCCGGCCAGCCCGCGCGACCGGGCCTGCGGGTGCGTTTCGACTGTCTGGTAGCGGGCCACACCCTCGCCAGCATCGAAAAGACCCAGGCCGCTCAGCATCTGCCCCTGGTCATCAAAGGCCCCGAACACGGCGCCCTGCCCGGCCGCCTGCATGGCCCGCGCCGAGGCCAGCTTGCGCGCCGCGAAGGTGCGGTAGCCCCCAGGCTCATGGGGGTGCGGCTCGGCGGCATTCACCGCCAGGCGCAGGGCCAGGGCCGCGGCCCAGTCGGCCTCGTCCCGTAGGGGGCGCACCTGCGTGTCGCGGTTCAGGCGCGCCGGGGCTACGGTGTGGCTGGTGGTCAGCACGGTGTCCAGCAGCACCTCGTACCCGGCCGCGCGGAATTCGTCCGCAGCGCCCTCATCGTCACCGGGGCTGTCCACGCCAAAGGTGCGGTGCGCGGCCTGCGGGTGAGCCGCGCCAAATGCCGCCTCCCAGCGCACGCGGTCACCCGGGCGCGGCGGGGCCGCCATCAGCAGAAAATTGCCCCACCAGAAGGTGGGATTGTGCGGCGAGCGCACCACCACGGCCTCGGGACCGCGGTCAATTCGGCTGCCTTCCTGGCGGCGCAGGGCCAGATCGGTGAAATACGCCAGTGAACGGGACATGGAAGCAGAGTATGGGCCGCCCAAGCCCGCCCACATCCGCCGCATGGCCTGGGGCCTTACCGGGGCAGCGGCAGGTACTGCCAGTCCACGCCGCGCAGGGCCGCGCTGGCGCTGAGGGTCACAGCGGTGCCCGCGTCGGTCTGTTCGGTGCGGGTCACCAGGGTGTTCCAGCCGCGCGCCAGGGTCAGGGTGCCGCGCACGGTGCCCGGCTGCACCTGCCCGCCTGCCAGTGTGAAGGTGCAGCCCTGCGCCGCACTGAAGCTGGCTGCCCGGTCGGCATACACGAACAGGCGCACGGTCAGCACCACGTTCAGCGGCCGGGCCTGCAGGGTCACGGCGGACGTGGCCGGGCTCAGGCGGCCCGTGACCTGCTGGCCCAGCAGAAACCGGCCGCTGCGCACCAGCAGCAGCCGCGTCCCTGCGGGACTCAGGGTCAGGGGCCCCTCGCACTGCACGCCCCCCACGCTGGCCGGGTACTGCTGGGCCAGCCGCGCGGCCGGCGTGCCCAGGTGCGGCGGTGGGCTGGGCAGCGTCAGGCGGTAGAGGCCGCTGTCGGCCACGGTGGCGCGCGCAATCTCCTGGTCGGTGCTGCCCACTTCGGCTGTCAGGACGGCCACACCCGCCGCTGGGGGGTAAATCACGGTGCCGTCGGCCTCGGCCGGGGGAAGCGGTGGGGGCGCCGCGCAGCCCACCAGCCCCACCAGCAGGGCCGCCCGCAGGCCCCAGAGCAGCGACACGGCACATGGCATATGCCAGAAAGTTAACACTTCCAGCCCGGCCCTGGGCGCCCAGGGGCCGTGACCCATGCAGACTGGCGCCAGCACTGAGGTTGATTAAGTCCCTCGCCCCTCCCCCAGGCCAACGGTTCAGAAGGGCGCAGCAACGTGTCCATTCCCGGTGCGAGGCACTTTGCTTCGCTACTCGCGCTGCGGCGCCGCTGTCCCCGCCCGCTCGGTTGATCTAAAGATCAACAGCGAACGACTTAAGTACGTTGCACCTCACGTTACGACTTTGCAGGAGAGCACCGCAAAGTCTCCACTCCCGGTGCAACGTACTTTTTTCGATACTCGCTCTGCGGCGCAGCTGTTCCAGCCCGCTCGGTTGATCTAAAGATCAACAGCGAGCTACTTAACAGTGCAGACCGTTTCAGAGTCCGGAATGACAAGGGGCGATGGGCACGGCATTTCTGCGCCTTCATCTCGCAGGGACTCGCAGAGCGGCGCCGAGGGGGTGGGCGGGGCCGGCACCCCAGGCGACGTTGCGGTCATCGCCTGCTCTACAAACCTGAAAACTGTCCACACTCTTGATGAGGGGCGCCCTCCTCTCTCAGAAACACCTGCTCGCCCTCAGCGGCAGTCGCGCCCGGTGATACCGCAGGGTTCACGGGGGGTCCAGGGGGCGGCCAGCACTGCCCGCGCCAGTCCCTCGGCCAGGTCGGCGGCGCCACTCACCAGCCGGGGGTCCAGCACCGTATCGCCGGCGCGGTGATAGTTCGGGTCCAGGCCCCGGTGCAGAAACAGGGTGCGCACCCCCAGCGGCTTGAAGGCGGCGTGGTCACTGCGGCCCGTCACGTTCAGGGTGCGGCCAAACGTTTCCCGGGTGCTCGGCGCCTCTTCAAACAGGCGCGTGGCCGGGCTCACGCGGCGCACCAGGGCGCGCAGTTCCTCGTGGGCTGCCACCCCCAGGGGCTCGGCGGCCACCCCCACCATGTCTAGGTTGAGCATGGCGCGGGTGTGGCGCAGCGGATAGCTGTACGCACGCACAAACAGGCGGCTGCCGTTTAAGCCCGCTTCCTCGTCGTCGAACAGCACGAACCACGCGCGCTCGGCCAGTGGGGTGCCGGCGGCGCGCCGGGCCAGTTCCAGCACCGCTAGCACGCCACTGGCGTTGTCGTTGGCCCCGGGGCTGAGCGGCACGCTGTCCAGGTGAGCCCCGAACAGTACGTCGGGGGTGCTGCCGACCCGCGCGGCAATCAGGTTGGCGGCGGTGGCCGGGCGCTCCCGGGTGGTGGCCCGGAAGGTCACGCGCTGCCCTGCGCGGGCCAGCAGCGCTGCGCCGTCCCGGGCGGGCACCGTCAGCAGTGGCAGGGCCGTGCCGTCTATGCGGCTCAGGGGAGGCGGGCGCGCGCAGTCGTTCACGATGGCCAGCCCCAGGCCTCCGGCCTCCACCACCGCGTCGGCCAGCCGGGCCCAGGGGCCGGGAGGACAGGTGGTCACCGCCAGCCGGCCCAGCAGGTTCTGGGCTTGCAGTTGCTCGGCGCCAGCGCCGGGTGCAATGCGCACCAGTTCGCCCTCCTGCTCGCCGCCCTGGGCCCCGTCGAGGGTCTGGCCCCGCAGGGTCAGGCCCGGGGCGCGCACCTCGGCACCCAGGTCCTCGCGCACGGTGGCCGCAAAGGACTGGCGGGTCACGCGGTAGCCCAGGGCGGTCAGGTGCGCCTGGGCCCAGTCCAGGGTGCGCCTGTGGCCGCTCTGGCCGGGGGCGCGGGGGCCGAACACCTGCAGCGTCGTCCAGTCCCCGGCCACCGTGCCCTGCCGGGCGGCCGGCTGCAGCGGCGGATTGACCGGCCGGGTCACCCAGCGGTAGGCCCACCCGCCCAGGCCCAGCACCAGCAGCGCGGGCAGCAGGAGTTTCCAGAGCGCAATGGCCGGGCGGGTGGGCAGCGCGCGGGTGCGGGGGTACATGCGGGCAGCATAGGCGTGCGCCTGGGCCTGCGGCGAGCGAAGATGCGGCTGTCGCGGCCCGGGTACACCGCCCCGCGACCCCGCACACTGCGCCCTGGCCCGGCGCCCGCTAGACTGGCCTGTGTGAACGTCAGGAACTTTTCGATTATCGCCCATGTGGACCACGGGAAATCCACCCTTGCGGACCGCATTCTGGAGCGGCTGGGCGCCATGTCCGAGCGGGACAAGCGCGACCAGACCCTCGACACGCTGGAACTGGAACGCGAGCGTGGCATCACCATCAAGTCCACCCCGGTGCGCCTGACCTACACCCGCCCCCTGCAGGAGGACGGCACGGGCGGCGAGACCTACACCTTCAACCTCATTGACACGCCGGGGCACGTGGATTTCAACTACGAGGTTTCACGCAGCCTGGCCGCCTGCGAGGGCGTGCTGCTGCTGGTGGACGCCTCGCAGGGCGTGGAAGCGCAGACCATCGTGAACGCCTACCTGGCCATTGACAACAACCTGGAAATCGTGCCGGTGGTGAACAAGATTGACCTGCCCGCCGCCGACCCCGAGGGCGCCGCGCAGGAACTTGAAGACGTGATCGGCATTCCCGCCGAGGACGCCGTGTTTGCCTCGGGCAAGGCCGGGATTGGCATTCCCGAGATTCTGGAAGCCATCGTGGCGCGCATTCCCGCGCCCAGTGGCGACCCCCAGGCCCCGCTGAAGGCCCTGATTTTCGATTCCTTCTACGACGCCTACCAGGGCGTGATTCTGTTCGTGCGGGTGCTGGAAGGCACCCTGAAGCCCAAAGACCAGATTCTGCTGATGAACGCGGGCAAGACCTTTGAGGTGGACAAGGTGGGCACCTTCAGCCCCGGGCTGGTCGTGGGCCAGGAACTGGCGGCCGGGGCCGTGGGCTGGGTGGCCGCCGGCATCAAGGACATTCACGACGCGCAGGTGGGCGACACCCTGACCGGCAAGGACGTGCAGACCGCCGAGCCGTTTCCCGGCTTCAAGCCCGCGCAGCCGGTGGTGTTCTCGGGCCTGTACCCCACCGACACCGAGGACTACCGCAAGCTGCGCGACGCCCTGGACAAACTCAAGCTCAACGACGCGGCCTTTTCCTTTGAGCCCGAAACCTCCGAGGCGCTGGGCTTTGGTTTTCGCTGCGGCTTTCTGGGCCTGCTGCACGCCGAGATCATTCAGGAGAGATTGGAGCGCGAATACGACCTGGACCTGATCGCCACCGCCCCCGCCGTGGTGTACCGCGTCACGCTGACCAACGGCGAGATCTTCGAGACCCAGAACCCGGCCGAATTTCCCACCCGCGACCGCATCACGAGCGTGGAAGAGCCGTACATCAAGCTGTCCATCATGCTGCCCGAGGACTACGTGGGCACCGTAATGCAGCTGCTGCAGGAGCGCCGGGGCTCCATGATCACCATGAACTACGTAGGCAAGCGCGTGGAGCTGCTGTACGAGGTGCCGTTCGGGGAAATCCTGTATGACTTCCACGACCGCCTCAAATCCATCTCGCGCGGCTACGCCAGCATGGACTACGAGCAGATCGGCTACCGCGAGGGCGACCTGCGCAAGGTGGACATCATGGTGAACAACGAGGTCATTGACGCGCTGGCCGTCATTGTTCACGAAACCAAGACCTACAGCCTGGGCCGCAAGATCGTGGACAAGATGGCCGAGGTGATTCCGCGCCAGATGTTCCCGGTGCCCGTGCAGGCGGTGATTGGCGCAAAGATCATTGCGCGCGCCACCGTCAAGGCGTTCCGCAAGGACGTGCTGGCCAAGTGTTACGGCGGCGATATTTCCCGCAAGAAGAAGTTGCTGGAAAAGCAGAAGAAGGGCCGCGCCCGCATGAAGCAGTTCGGCACCGTGGAGGTGCCCCAGGAAGCGTTCCTGGCGGTGCTCAGCACCGAGGAGTAAGACGAACGCCGATTGAAGCGCCTCCAACAGCGATGCAATCCGAGCGAACGGGCAAAGCGGGGGGGCCAGCGGCCAGGGACGATGCACCCTGGCCGCTTCTG of Deinococcus arcticus contains these proteins:
- a CDS encoding MOSC domain-containing protein, which produces MTGSVVCVARDDTHRFSKVPQAAVTLLAGLGVQGDAHAGKTVRHRSRVRADPTQPNLRQVHLIHAELLEDIAARGFVLRPAELGENITTRGVDLLALPRGARLSLGPQAVVQVTGLRNPCAQIEAFQSGLLKELVGQDEAGHSVFRAGIMAVVLQSGEVRPGDRVVVTLPPEPHERLVRV
- a CDS encoding GNAT family N-acetyltransferase — translated: MSRSLAYFTDLALRRQEGSRIDRGPEAVVVRSPHNPTFWWGNFLLMAAPPRPGDRVRWEAAFGAAHPQAAHRTFGVDSPGDDEGAADEFRAAGYEVLLDTVLTTSHTVAPARLNRDTQVRPLRDEADWAAALALRLAVNAAEPHPHEPGGYRTFAARKLASARAMQAAGQGAVFGAFDDQGQMLSGLGLFDAGEGVARYQTVETHPQARSRGLAGTLVHTAGAWARQTLGTRTLVIVADPGYHAQALYERVGFRATERQLAIQRSPGA
- a CDS encoding M28 family metallopeptidase; amino-acid sequence: MYPRTRALPTRPAIALWKLLLPALLVLGLGGWAYRWVTRPVNPPLQPAARQGTVAGDWTTLQVFGPRAPGQSGHRRTLDWAQAHLTALGYRVTRQSFAATVREDLGAEVRAPGLTLRGQTLDGAQGGEQEGELVRIAPGAGAEQLQAQNLLGRLAVTTCPPGPWARLADAVVEAGGLGLAIVNDCARPPPLSRIDGTALPLLTVPARDGAALLARAGQRVTFRATTRERPATAANLIAARVGSTPDVLFGAHLDSVPLSPGANDNASGVLAVLELARRAAGTPLAERAWFVLFDDEEAGLNGSRLFVRAYSYPLRHTRAMLNLDMVGVAAEPLGVAAHEELRALVRRVSPATRLFEEAPSTRETFGRTLNVTGRSDHAAFKPLGVRTLFLHRGLDPNYHRAGDTVLDPRLVSGAADLAEGLARAVLAAPWTPREPCGITGRDCR
- the lepA gene encoding translation elongation factor 4 — translated: MNVRNFSIIAHVDHGKSTLADRILERLGAMSERDKRDQTLDTLELERERGITIKSTPVRLTYTRPLQEDGTGGETYTFNLIDTPGHVDFNYEVSRSLAACEGVLLLVDASQGVEAQTIVNAYLAIDNNLEIVPVVNKIDLPAADPEGAAQELEDVIGIPAEDAVFASGKAGIGIPEILEAIVARIPAPSGDPQAPLKALIFDSFYDAYQGVILFVRVLEGTLKPKDQILLMNAGKTFEVDKVGTFSPGLVVGQELAAGAVGWVAAGIKDIHDAQVGDTLTGKDVQTAEPFPGFKPAQPVVFSGLYPTDTEDYRKLRDALDKLKLNDAAFSFEPETSEALGFGFRCGFLGLLHAEIIQERLEREYDLDLIATAPAVVYRVTLTNGEIFETQNPAEFPTRDRITSVEEPYIKLSIMLPEDYVGTVMQLLQERRGSMITMNYVGKRVELLYEVPFGEILYDFHDRLKSISRGYASMDYEQIGYREGDLRKVDIMVNNEVIDALAVIVHETKTYSLGRKIVDKMAEVIPRQMFPVPVQAVIGAKIIARATVKAFRKDVLAKCYGGDISRKKKLLEKQKKGRARMKQFGTVEVPQEAFLAVLSTEE